From the Alloalcanivorax dieselolei B5 genome, one window contains:
- a CDS encoding 6,7-dimethyl-8-ribityllumazine synthase, with the protein MNQTQSSTQPYHPEQQRLAFIHASWHQDIVLQCLTGFREELGRLGYGDDQIDVIAVPGAYEIPLQAKLLAKSGRYAAIACSGLVVDGGIYRHDFVATAVINGLMQVQLETEVPVLTAVLTPHHFHEHTEHHDYFSRHFVTKGRELANAADGAMRRTSDAKSFL; encoded by the coding sequence ATGAATCAGACCCAGAGTTCCACCCAGCCTTACCATCCCGAACAACAGCGCCTGGCCTTTATCCATGCCAGTTGGCACCAGGACATCGTGCTCCAGTGTCTGACCGGCTTTCGCGAAGAGCTGGGTCGCCTCGGCTACGGCGACGACCAGATCGACGTGATCGCGGTACCCGGCGCCTACGAAATCCCCCTGCAAGCCAAACTGCTGGCCAAATCCGGACGCTACGCGGCGATCGCCTGCAGCGGCCTGGTGGTGGATGGCGGTATTTATCGCCATGACTTCGTCGCCACCGCGGTCATCAACGGCCTGATGCAGGTGCAGCTGGAAACCGAAGTGCCGGTTCTCACCGCGGTGCTCACGCCGCATCATTTCCATGAACATACCGAGCACCATGATTATTTTTCCCGGCACTTCGTCACCAAGGGGCGGGAGCTGGCGAACGCCGCCGACGGCGCCATGCGCCGCACCTCCGACGCCAAATCCTTCCTGTAG